A region of the Argopecten irradians isolate NY chromosome 16, Ai_NY, whole genome shotgun sequence genome:
aaaatttaatgtaaggaaagtgcttcgcacttgtgaaaaatatcaaagtttccacttCACGCGATAACTGGTATTAATCAGGAGGAAACAAAAAATATCCTCTATACATATAGACTTTCTACCCTAAATACATTGTGAGacttatattttataatatttaatataaagtaGTTGCATCGATAAAATTACTTGCAAATAACGAAAATTTTCTTACTGGTGATATTTAATCAATCTCTATGAGACtctttacatgtaataacaatgACTCTGGATAAATTCATAAATATCAACACTATATATCAATGATTTAAACAAGCACTTATATATGTTCTTATATTTGTTGAACAGATTTCCAGCTGGTCCCTTTGAAGCGAAGACGAAGACATTCATTGTCACAATGTATAAGGATTCGCTGAGATCTACACCCAAAACAACAAACCAGAATGATTCAAAACTCCATATTGTATATGCCTTACTTGTAGCTGTTGTATTATGCATTGTGCTGATATTTGCCACATCCCTGTATACAACAGAGGCGTTTATTCCGTATTCACAGTTACACTATCCGGTCAGAATGGAATTTCTCTCAAATTATAAAACATTCGAAAACACAGGAAGGAAGCCTTTAGCAAAAATCATCAACCCACATCCTTTTAGATATATTAAATCGCGAAAGGGTTGCAATTTCACAGAAACGAACAAACCAAcattattaattttgataaaatcagcTGTGTCTAATTTTCATTTACGGGAGGCGATTCGATCAACATGGGGTGATGTTAGTAGAATCAATGTTGAAATTGTGTTTTTACTGGCGTTCAAAGCTAAGGAACAAAATCATGTTGATACAGAAGCTGTACTATATGGGGATATAATTCAACAGGACTTCCGAGATGCATACATGAACAACACCTATAAGACCATAATGGGATTTAACTGGGCTGTTTATTACTGTCATCAAGCGAATCACATTGTCTTTGTTGATGACGATCATTACGTGAATCTACCAAATTTGCTTAGTTACATTGATACACTCGATACACGGGACAATAAAGATTTAATGGTCGGTAACGTCGTAAAGGATGCAGTCCCATTTAGGTCCCCGTACTCAAAATGGTCTGTTACGACAAAACAGTATCCCTACGAcagatggccgccatatttaGCCGGCGCGGTGTACTTGATGTCACGT
Encoded here:
- the LOC138310541 gene encoding beta-1,3-galactosyltransferase brn-like, encoding MYKDSLRSTPKTTNQNDSKLHIVYALLVAVVLCIVLIFATSLYTTEAFIPYSQLHYPVRMEFLSNYKTFENTGRKPLAKIINPHPFRYIKSRKGCNFTETNKPTLLILIKSAVSNFHLREAIRSTWGDVSRINVEIVFLLAFKAKEQNHVDTEAVLYGDIIQQDFRDAYMNNTYKTIMGFNWAVYYCHQANHIVFVDDDHYVNLPNLLSYIDTLDTRDNKDLMVGNVVKDAVPFRSPYSKWSVTTKQYPYDRWPPYLAGAVYLMSRDVVRKMAFAFPYVKSVDIDDAYLGIVASKIGIKLTHEPRLVIPPYVLYTDSSHMVYGEFKTLAEFQTVHRHLKRHLKMTMCVLTWKCQFAFLL